The following are encoded in a window of Thunnus albacares chromosome 17, fThuAlb1.1, whole genome shotgun sequence genomic DNA:
- the LOC122966426 gene encoding serine protease 27-like: MALYKVICVATLLTLLIQESHSQLDVCGRPVLNTRIVGGEVAPEGSWPWQASLQRFGFHFCGGSLINKEWVLTAAHCFSR, from the exons ATGGCTCTCTACAAAGTGATCTGTGTGGCAACTCTGCTGACTCTACTGATACAAG agtCTCACTCACAACTAGATG tgTGCGGTCGGCCTGTGCTCAACACCAGGATTGTTGGAGGAGAGGTGGCACCTGAAGGCAGCTGGCCCTGGCAGGCCAGTCTGCAAAGATTTGGATTTCACTTCTGCGGAGGATCCCTCATTAACAAAGAATGGGTGCTGACGGCTGCTCACTGCTTCTCAAGGTGA
- the si:ch211-198p11.6 gene encoding uncharacterized protein si:ch211-198p11.6: MLTVFAQTETMQVLPAWELAIPLPAVIIIAVSLYMIVLGIVLWIRSCLEGRCSSTCGDCCPDISLCEQCLRLAEICDFKPPNLRSYLSKNCPSPTCVKWDCACTCQPPECDSCNCLCFEIRIK; encoded by the exons ATGTTGACGGTGTTTGCTCAGACAGAGACGATGCAG GTGCTGCCTGCCTGGGAGCTCGCCATCCCTCTGCCTGCCGTGATAATAATCGCTGTGAGTCTTTACATGATCGTTCTGGGGATCGTCCTGTGGATCCGATCCTGCCTCGAG GGCCGCTGCTCTTCAACATGTGGCGATTGCTGTCCAGACATTTCTTTATGTGAACAGTGCCTCAGATTGGCTGAAATATGTGACTTTAAGCCGCCGAACCTGCGCTCATATCTGAGTAAAAACTGTCCTTCTCCTACT TGTGTCAAATGGGACTGTGCCTGCACCTGTCAGCCTCCTGAGTGCGACTCCTGCAACTGTCTCTGCTTCGAGATCAGGAtcaagtag